gtgcaagaaatgccgggaaatacattctagagaggaggaacatgaccctcaaacccacgggcattttgaaagttatttgaacactaaaacttagagggtcatttgaaatttttttgcaaaagaaaataaacctttaagacaattttgtgaaaataattttttctgaagtttttatttttgccgtggaaaaatgcccatcatctatattttatttttctgataattttagtatatagaatgtctctattccgaattgatttgatttcctttttattgttttagtttcctagttttagaaataggaaaggaatccctttttATTTGGAAAGACCTACTGGCCCATTAAGAactttcctatttttggcccaacagagatcttctcctacctctctccttcctcacgttacaggagtttccatccatggaggaaggaatcctctccttcccgatctcccttttctttccttccggacgccatccgaggcTGCCTATAAAAGCCTCAGcatctcctctctccatttttcccgagagaaccccctctcctcgcctccagCTCGCGCGCCACCATCACCCCGCCGGTCACCAGAGAACTCGCCGGAGCATCTTCCCATCGCCACTGCATCTTCCCCACCCCTGCCGACCCCTCCTCACCCCTACCGCGCCTCTCCACCACCTCGCCCCCTCCCTGGAACCAGCGACCAGGAGGCCAGGAACTCCTCCATCGGCCCCCCCTGCaggccccccctccacctcgcctccctcccctccctggagccccaccgCCCCCCTGCCTCCCCACCACCTCGCCGGCCACCCCTTCCCTCACCCAGCCGGAGCTCCCCATCGCTGGAGAGTGCCTCGCCGTGCTTTCCTCTGGAGCACGAGGTAAcctctcctccctttttttcttttacttgttctttttttgttttgttttgtattGTGTAGTTTCATCCCTTCGATCAggatctacggtgtagattacataggggcataccctttcggttttcttAAAGAACCGGTTcatcagttaagtgaaccgaagcatttgtcttatttagcggccatccgctgtttagcctatgcagcaaacaccccttagccaatcagtgagcgccacgtgtctgtagcaattattctctttttctgtctagttgcaaaaacagcaaagtttctattttgttttggccgtaacttttgatccataagtccaatgatgttgattctttttccagtaactcacaaatttcctgtagtttttaaaaacatataatgtgtctatgtttgaaattctcaaatttgaattagatcagatttagtgtaaaccttgttttgcttattccaggagtttaaaaatagcttttaatttgattcttattgctactgatcactagtgatcttatttataagtggtaagaaattcagatttgtttgagtattttagctcattgtttcttatgAAACAATTtccgtttcacctcttttaggatttcggctaattccttttctatctttgttttaaaatattttctttattatttcagaaatattatgttttgtttctgttagataaacagtagttttgcaacaagtttttattttatttttatttgttttcatgaaatcaattctagttccttagtaacctgcaattgttttcaccattgtttcaaatcccgtttgggaatactttcaaaaagttttgtgaaaaatactttattttatcttagttaaacttatatcttagttccttgttattattttatgttagacaaaaactagttagtgtttgatgtagaagaagacccctagctttagtgaagtttccttcggattcctattcgctctctcttttgttttgattgctagaatgattactagtatgagtgcttatgtgaatgatatgtttgttatatagatttcatcggagagtgacaagtagtctatcaagttattttctcgagaaattcttcttcgtcagcatcaccaggcaagtcactttgatcatactatcacctatgtttttatgcatcgtagttctaccatcctatgcccaaattgcatgctgcttaggtacttggaaattttagtatagattgtagtatcatgtggtaggcacacaacaaccccgatacttggccccgggacgacaaacttcatgttgctatgcttgagtagacgggatttcggttgagtgcataacacgagtcatgcgaggttgactaaataatcaagaccggttaagacaagattttcaagacctcggacgcaatgcaactctgggtgaaggatggttgatcggctccctggagaaccgagtggatgcccgggatgctggggacggccatgacatcctgccgaaagcttcacccaggctcgaagagacggacggatattttcaagacccaaggcttacctgcacagccacaagtcattatgggctctggcttggttggacaacgcggcgactctggacaggcggtgctagcagatgtagaagaacggtaggaatggatgggcaccgacagggattcagagggacccgttgaaagaccatgttttaatCATCCGGTGTTCAAACACCTtggagtgcgaggacatacacggaggcgatcaaatcttgtggggaacgtgtgcaaaactctgcagagtactcaaacctaatcgattagccgtgtccacggtcatggacaacttgagccaaaggaactaaagttatctggatttctcaacaccattaaatatatttgatgagggtaattattgacaactcgggtacgagaactggttggcggaaccatctcgttaacaaccaacaaagtagtaacattttgcttttagccccctcttgttgtagttgaaaacttgcttttccctaaaaacttatagccccacctgccatatatgcatatagtatagatgattacttttcacccctctcatatgtgacttgccggcatattcaatatgctgacctacacggctgcaacgtcttatgttgtagatatttttcttcgacgagtaagagtacgattcagggttacggtctacactcaacttgccgttggtgtttattgggacgccACTCCCTTGAcctcttccgctgagataattaaggtatatatcggttttacgctatttacatgtgattgcactttgatatatacattgatatactgtgtgtgccagcatactgatcttgggatgacgacgatgacgatgacggcgacgacgacaacaacaacaacaacaacaacaacaacaacaaggacgacgacgaggacgataacgctgacgatggcgacaatgacgaccatgaagacgatgacgatagccacaacaacaacaacgacgacgacaacaacaacaacaacaacaacaacaacaataacaacaacaacaacaacaacaacaacgacgacgacacgacaacaacaataatgaaaagaacgacaatgacgagaacaacgacaacaccgacaacaacaacaacgacgatgacgacgacgacgacgacaacaacgataagaacaacaaaagcgctaacaacaacaagaacaacaaaaacaactacaacaacatcaacaacaacaacaacaacaacaacaacaaaacaacaacaacaaccaaaaacaacgatgacgacgacgacaataacaatgatgaaaagaacgacaatgacgagaagaacgacgacagcaacaacaacaacaacaacaacaacaacaacaacaacaacagcgaaaacaatgacaacaacaacaaaagcgccagcaacgacaacaacaacaacaacaacaacaacaacaagaagaataagaagaagaacaataacaagaacaacaacaaccacaaggaagacgaggatgactacaacgacaagaacaacatcaacaacaaggaaaacaacaacaactacaacgacaacaacaaaagcaacatcaacaacaacaaaaacaacgaaggcggcaccgacgacaacgacaacagcaaaaaaaataacaacaacaacgacaacaagaacaaccacaacaacaaggatgatgacgacaacgacaatgacaagaacaacgacaacaacgacaaaaaaaacaacaaaaacaatgacaacagcaacaagaacgaaaacagcgacatcaacgacaacaacaacaacaacgacgacaacagcgacaactacaataacgatatcaacgatagcagcaacaacaaaaacaacgaagacgacgataacgacgatgacgacgatgatgatgaagataatgatgatgactatgacgacgacgacgacgtcgatgacgacgacgatgacaacaacaacaacaaccacaaggacgacgacgacaacgatgacaacaacgacaatgacgagaacgacgagaagaatgataacaacaacgacaacaacgacattaacaacaaaagcgacaacaacaacaacaataacaacgacaaccacaactaacaacgacatcgacaacaacaacaacaacaacaacaacaacaacgacgacgacgacggtgacgaggaggacggccacgatgacgaccaccaccacaacaacaagaacaagtacaacaagaaaaacaacaacaacgacgaaggcgatgtagacgacgacaacaagaacaagaacaacaacaccaccaccaccaacaacaacaagagcaagaacaagaaccacaacaacaataacaacaacaacaacaacaacaatgaggacgacaacgacgacgatgacgacgacaacaacaacaatagaagcaacagcaacagcagcagcaacaacaacaacaacaacaacaacaacaacaacgagaacgacgactgcaaaaacgacgatgactacaatgacgaagacgacaacgacgataacaacgacaatgacgagaacaacgacaacaacgacaagaaccaaaacaacgacaacaaagagaacaacgacatcgacgacaacaacgacaacaacaacaacaacaacaacaacaacaacaacaacaacaacaacaacaacaacgacgacgacgacgatgacgatgacaacgaggacaaggacgacaattatgtcgatgacgacgatgagaatgaagacgacgatgacaaccaccacaacaacaatagacaacaacaattacaacaacaacaacgacgatgacaacgaggacaaggacgacaactatgtcgatgacgacgacgagtatgaagacgacgatcacaaccatcaccaccaccatcgccacaacaacaacaacaacaacgacgacgacgacgacgacgacgacgaagacgacgatgacgatggcggcggcgacgacaacatcaacaaccacgacaacaatgacaacaacaacaaaaaacaacaacgaggacgacgacgatgacgaccacaacaacaacaacaacaagtacgacaagaaaaaaaacaacaacaacgaaggcgatgacgacgacgacaacaacaacaagaacaacaacaccaccaaaaaaaacaacaagagcaagaacaagaacaacaaaaacaacaacaactacaccaccaccaccgacaacaacaacaacaattaggacgacgacgacaacgatgacgacgacaacaacaacagaaccaACAGCAGCAactgtagcaacaacaacaacaacgagaatgacTACAAAAACGACGATGagtacaatgacgacgacaacgacggtaacaaccacaatgacgagaacaacgacatgaacaaaaacaacaccaacaatgacaacaacgacatcaatgacaacaacaacaagaacaacaacaacaacaacaacgaagtggagaatgatgatgacaacaatgaagacaacgacgacagcagcaacaacaacgataacaacaacaacaacaagagcaacaacaacaacaacaacaacaacaatgacgataacaacgaggacaaggacgacaactatgTCGCTGACGATGACGATTATGAAGACGACGgtgacaaccaccacaacaacaatagacaacaacaacaacaacaacgacgacgatgacaacgatgacaaggacaacaactatgtcgatgatgacgacgagtatgaagacgaccatgacaaccaccaccaccaccaccaccaccacaacaacaacaacaacaacaacaacaacaacaacaacaacaacaacaacaacaacaacaacaacaacaacaagaacaacatcaaccacgacgacgacgacgacaatgaccaaaacaacgacaatgatgagaacaatgacaacaacgacaacaacaacaacaacgataataacgacaacaacgtcaaaagcgacaacaacaacaacaacaacaacaacaacaacaacgatgacaacagcgacaacaacgacaaaaacgatatcaacaacaataacaacaacaacatgtatagcgaagacgacgacgacgacactaaaataacaagaaacaacaacagcgacaacaatagaaacaacaacaacaacaacgacgacgacgacaacaacaacaacaacaacaacaacaacaacgacaaccacgacgacaacgacaataatgaagacaatgaagacgatgatgacgatgacgacgacgatgataacaatgacaataactacaacaacaaccaaaacaacaacagaagcagcagctgcaaccagaacaataacaacaacaacgacgacgacgacgacgacgacgatggcgacgacaacgatgatgactacgatgacggcaacaacaacgatgataaaaactacaatgacgagaacaactacgacaacaacaacgacaacagcaacaacaatgactgcaacgacaacaacaacaacagcaacaacaacaacaacaacaacaacaacagcaacaaaaacaacgaagaagacAATGATgactacgacaacaatgacgacgacgacgaacaaacaacaacaacaacaatgacaacaacaacaaaaacaacaacaacagcaacaacaacaacaacaacaacgacgacgacgaagatgacaacgacgacgacgacgatgacgacaacgacgacgacaacgacgacgataacgatgacgatgacgacgacaaccacgaagacgatgacgccagccacaacaacgacaacaacaacaacaagaacaacaatgacgacgacgacaacaacaacaacaacaacaacaacatcatcataatcatcatcatcaacaacaacaacaacatcatcataatcatcatcaacaacaacaacaacatcatcataatcatcatcaacaacaacaacaacaacgacaacgacaacaacaccaacaccaacaacaacaacaacaataacaacgaagacgacgatgacgacgacaagaacaagaacaagaacaacaacaacaaaacaacaacaacaacaataacaacaacaacaacaccaaccacaacaacaacaacaacaacaacaacaataacagcaagaacaacaacaacaacaacaagaaaacaacaataacaacaacaacaacaacaacaacaaggacgacgacgaggacgataacgacgacaacaacgagagcgacgacgaggacgacaacaacgataatgacgagaatgacgacaaaaatgataacaacaacaacaacgacaacaatgacaacaacaacaacaatgacaacaacgacaacaacgacgacgacaacaacaacaacaacagaaacaacgaaggcgacgccgacgacaacgacaaaaaaaataacaacaacgagaacaagaacaaccacaacaacaaggatgatgacgacaacgacaatgacgacaacaacgacaatgacaagaataacgacaacaacgacaacaacaacaacaaaaactatgacaacaacaacaacaatgaaaacagtgacatcatcatcaacaacaacaacgacaggagcgacaacaacgagaattacgatatcaacgacaacaataacaacaaaaataacgaagaggaggacgacgagataatgacgatgatgatgatgatgacgacaacgacgactacaacaacaacaaaaactacaaggacgacaacgacaacgacgacaacaaggacaacgacgacaatgacgagaacaaagaaaagaacgataacaacaacaacaatgacagctgcgacattaacgacaacatcgacaacaacgacaacaacaacaacaacaacaacaacaacaacaacgaagacgatgacgacaacaacaacaacaacaacaacaacaacaacaacaacaacaacaacaacaacaacaacgaagacgccgacgacaacaacaacaacaacaacaacaacaaggaaaacaacgacgacaacaacattagcaacaacaacaataacaacaacaacaacaacaacaacaacaacaaccaccatgatagagacaacaacaacgataatgatgagaacaatgacaaaaacgacaatcacaacaacaactacaaaaacgacaagaacatcaacaacaacaacaacaaacacaacaaacacaacaacaatgacaacatcgacaacaatgaagacgacgacgacgacaacaacaacaacaacaaaaacaacaacaacatcaacaacaacaacaacatgaacaatgacgatgacgacgatgacgatgacgatgacaacaacgacaatgataggaacaacaacaacaacaacaagaacaacaacaacaaaaaacaacgacgaaaacgatgatgtccacaacaacaagaaaaacaacaacaacaacgaagacgacgacgacaacaaaaagaacaagaacaagaacaagaacaacaacagcaacaagaacaacgaaaacaacaacaacaacaacaaccccaaccataacaacaacaacaacaacatgagcaacaacaacaacatgagcaacaacaacaacaacaacaacaataacaacaacaacaacaacaacgacgacgatgacgacgacgacgacaacaacaacaacaacaacagcaacaacaacaacaacaacaacaacaacaccaacaacaacaacgacaacagcaacaatagcgaTAGCAccgcaagaacaacaacgacgacaacaacaaacaacaacaactactacaacaacaacaacaacaacaacaacaacaacaacaacaacaacaacaacaacaaaaacaacaacaacaaatgcaaccacagcagcagcagcaacaacaaccacaaccacaacaacaacaacaacaacaacaacaacaacaacaacaacaataacaacaacaacaacaacaacaataacaacaacaacaacaacaacaacaacaagaaccagaacagcgacaacaatgacaacaacaagaacaacagaaacaataactaaaacaacaagaacaacaacaagaacaacaacatgaaaagggaaaacgacgacgacaacgagaacaagaacaagaacaggaacaacagcaacaacaatcaaaatatcaacaacaacaacaacgacgacgaagacaacaataacgacgacaatgaagatgatgacaacaatgatgacgacgacgataataacgacgacaataataacgacaaccacgacgaggacaataactataacaatgaagacgatgacgacgacgacgacgacaacgacagtaagaacaacaacaacaacaacaacaacaacaacaacaacaacaacaacaacgaagatgacaatgacgacgacaacaacaacaatgacgacgacaacgaagaagaaggcggcgatgatgacaacaacaatgacgatgtcgacgacgatgaaggcggcgatgacgacaacaacaaaaacaacaacagcaacaagaacaacaaaaacgacgatgaagacaacgacgacaacgacaaggacaacaacatcaaaacaacaataatgacatcagcaacaacaagaacaccaacaacaacaacggcgacgagtatggtgacgacgacgacgacgatgacgcgactactacgacgacgacaataactacgacaacaacgacaacaacgataacaacaacgacgacgacaatagcgacaacaacgacaaaagggacagcaacgacatcaacgacaccgacaatgatgagaacaacgacaagaacgataacaacaacaatgacagcatcgACATTTACGACAAGAGCGAccgcaacatcatcatcatcatcatcaacaacaacaacaacaataacaacaacaacaacaacaacaacaacaacaacaacaacaacaacaacaacgacgacgacaacaacaacaacaacgacaacaacaacaacaacaacaacaacaacgacgacgacgacgacgacgacaacaacaacaacaacaacaacaacaacaaaaacaacgacaacaacaatgacaacaactgcaacaacaacgatgacaaggacaacaacaacgacaacgacaacaacaatgacaagaacatcgacgatgacaacgacgacgacgacgacgacaacgactatgacgagaaaaatgacaacaacaacaacaaaaacaacaacaccaacgtagacaatgacaacgacaaaaacagggacaacaacaacaacaacaacaacaacaacgataaatacgacaacaacgataacgacagcaacgataacaacaacaacaacgacgataacaacgacaacaactactacgacgagaacaacaacaactagtactactacgacaaaaacgacaacaatgggaaaaacagcaacgacgacgttaacgacgatgacaacgacgtcaacgacgacgacgacgacgatgatgacaacgatgatgacaaggacgacaacaacaacaacaacaacaaaaagaacaataagaacaaacaccaccaacaccaccacagccaccaaaacgacaacaacaacgacgacgatgacgacattgacgatgacaatgatgacaaggacgacaacgaggacaacgttaAGAACAACGATAActacagtgacaacaacaatggtaacaacaaaaacaacaacgatgacgacagtgcgacgacaacgacaacgatgagaacaacaacaacaacaacaacaaccacaagaagaagaagaagaagaagaacaacaacaacgacactaacaactacaacaacaacaacgacaataacaaaaatgacgacaataacaaaaataacgacaataacaccgacaacaacaacaacaacaacaacgacgacgacgacgatgatgaagcccACGCCAACGCCGATGACaggaacaacaatgacaacaacgataacaacaacatcgacgacaacaacaacaacaacaacaacaacaacaaacaacaacaacaacgacaacaacatcaacaacaacaacaacaacaacaacaacgacgacgacgacgatgacgacaatgacaacaacaacaacgaagacgactttgacgatgatgatgacgatgatgacaac
This genomic stretch from Hordeum vulgare subsp. vulgare chromosome 6H, MorexV3_pseudomolecules_assembly, whole genome shotgun sequence harbors:
- the LOC123406302 gene encoding putative uncharacterized protein DDB_G0286901 — encoded protein: NNNNPNHNNNNNNMSNNNNMSNNNNNNNNNNNNNNNDDDDDDDDNNNNNNSNNNNNNNNNTNNNNDNSNNSDSTARTTTTTTTNNNNYYNNNNNNNNNNNNNNNNNKNNNNKCNHSSSSNNNHNHNNNNNNNNNNNNNNNNNNNNNNNNNNNNNNNKNQNNDDDDDDDNDSKNNNNNNNNNNNNNN